One genomic segment of Thalassospiraceae bacterium LMO-SO8 includes these proteins:
- a CDS encoding UPF0262 family protein: MSGDTHRIVQIDLDEKSVVSRSPQVDHERKVAIYDLLEDNSFRPLEIDHDGPYALRLSIQDNRLVFDVDDEGGGHLVKITLPISVMKRIVRDYFMICDSYFKAIKTMSPSQIEAIDMGRRGLHNEGAEILRTRLEDRVEMNLRTARRLFTLVCVLHIKA, encoded by the coding sequence ATGAGCGGCGACACGCACCGTATTGTCCAAATCGACCTGGATGAAAAAAGCGTCGTCAGCCGCAGCCCCCAGGTCGACCATGAACGGAAAGTGGCGATCTACGACCTGCTGGAGGACAACAGCTTCCGGCCGCTTGAGATCGACCACGACGGCCCCTATGCCCTGCGCCTGTCGATCCAGGACAACCGCCTGGTGTTCGACGTGGACGACGAAGGCGGCGGCCACCTGGTCAAGATCACCCTGCCGATCAGCGTCATGAAGCGCATCGTGCGCGACTATTTCATGATCTGCGACAGCTATTTCAAGGCGATCAAGACCATGTCGCCCAGCCAGATCGAGGCCATCGACATGGGCCGCCGCGGTCTGCACAACGAAGGGGCCGAAATTCTCCGCACGCGACTCGAGGACCGGGTCGAAATGAACCTGCGCACGGCCCGGCGGCTGTTCACGCTGGTCTGCGTGCTGCATATCAAGGCTTAG
- a CDS encoding low molecular weight phosphatase family protein, with amino-acid sequence MADLPSAVLFSCTMNSIRSPMAEGILKFLHGHRIYVDSAGAREGQIDGFTIAVMDEIGIDMSKHKSKTFDDLEDDFFDLVITLSPEAQHKAMELTRIMACDVEFWNTFDPSIIETDNREEKLGAYRMVRDQLMERIKARFPVHTVVDT; translated from the coding sequence TTGGCTGACCTTCCTTCTGCGGTCCTGTTCTCCTGCACCATGAATTCCATCCGCTCTCCCATGGCGGAGGGCATCCTGAAATTTCTCCATGGCCATCGCATCTATGTCGACAGCGCGGGTGCGCGCGAAGGGCAGATCGACGGCTTCACCATCGCCGTGATGGACGAGATCGGCATCGACATGTCGAAGCACAAGTCGAAGACCTTCGACGATCTGGAGGACGATTTCTTCGATCTGGTCATTACCTTGTCGCCGGAAGCCCAGCACAAGGCCATGGAACTGACCCGGATCATGGCCTGCGACGTCGAATTCTGGAACACCTTCGATCCGTCGATCATCGAGACGGATAACCGCGAGGAAAAGCTGGGGGCCTACCGCATGGTGCGCGACCAGCTGATGGAGCGCATCAAGGCGCGGTTTCCCGTGCATACGGTCGTCGATACGTAA
- a CDS encoding LysR family transcriptional regulator, whose protein sequence is MDINLARTFLAICEVGNFVKASERLYVTQSTVSTRVKLLEDLLGQPLFVRTKAGASLTAAGAQFRPFAEKLLQTWEQARHNVGLPTEYSALLTVGAEFTLWERMMVRWMSWVREALPEVALRAEVGTSDTLMSQVVEGFIDLAVSYTPQHRSGLVVEKLAQDSLVLVSTEPTTRGPWDSSYVFVDWGAEFRMEHLEAFPDLAAPALAVSYGPLAQQHILRAGGSAYLPLRAVRPRLEEGVLHLVEDAPVFRRPIFIVHLEGVDNPLFQTAVEGLRRAARDEAGDDGDA, encoded by the coding sequence ATGGACATCAATCTCGCGCGTACCTTTCTCGCCATCTGCGAGGTCGGAAACTTCGTCAAGGCGTCGGAGCGCCTCTACGTCACCCAGTCGACCGTGAGCACCCGGGTCAAGCTGCTGGAAGACCTGTTGGGGCAACCGCTGTTCGTGCGCACCAAGGCGGGGGCGTCGTTGACGGCGGCGGGCGCGCAATTCCGCCCGTTCGCGGAAAAACTGCTGCAGACCTGGGAACAGGCGCGCCACAACGTCGGCCTGCCGACGGAATATTCCGCGCTTCTGACCGTCGGCGCCGAATTCACCTTGTGGGAACGCATGATGGTGCGTTGGATGTCCTGGGTTCGCGAGGCTTTGCCCGAGGTCGCCCTGCGCGCGGAGGTCGGCACCTCCGACACCTTGATGAGCCAGGTCGTCGAGGGCTTCATCGATCTCGCGGTCAGCTATACGCCGCAGCACCGTTCCGGCCTGGTGGTCGAAAAACTGGCCCAGGACAGCCTGGTCCTGGTATCGACGGAGCCGACGACCCGCGGTCCCTGGGACTCAAGCTACGTGTTCGTCGACTGGGGTGCCGAATTCCGCATGGAACATCTGGAGGCCTTCCCTGATCTGGCGGCCCCGGCGCTCGCTGTGAGCTACGGGCCGCTGGCGCAGCAGCATATCCTGCGTGCCGGCGGGTCGGCCTATCTGCCGCTGCGCGCCGTACGCCCGCGCCTGGAGGAAGGCGTGCTGCATCTGGTCGAGGACGCCCCCGTTTTCCGCCGGCCGATCTTCATCGTCCATCTGGAAGGGGTCGATAACCCGCTGTTCCAGACGGCGGTCGAGGGTCTGCGCCGCGCCGCCCGCGACGAGGCCGGCGACGACGGCGACGCCTGA
- the hisG gene encoding ATP phosphoribosyltransferase, with the protein MNANEKLVLALPKGRILEEVMPLVRHAGIEPEAAFDDSKSRQLRFTTNVPELDIIRVRSFDVATFVAFGAAHLGVAGNDVLMEFDYSEIYAPVDLGIGHCRLAVAEPAEMVKSDDPRQWSSIRVATKYPGLTRRHFARRGVHAECIKLNGAMELAPTLGLCRRIVDLVSTGATLKANGLVEVETIAEITSRLAVNRAAWKTRPREIGGWVTKFKEAVDALAA; encoded by the coding sequence ATGAACGCCAATGAAAAGCTCGTCCTGGCCCTGCCCAAAGGCCGCATCCTCGAAGAAGTGATGCCGCTGGTCCGCCATGCGGGGATCGAGCCGGAGGCCGCCTTCGACGACAGCAAAAGCCGCCAGCTCCGTTTCACCACCAATGTCCCGGAATTGGACATCATCCGCGTGCGTTCGTTCGATGTCGCGACCTTCGTCGCCTTCGGCGCGGCCCACCTGGGGGTGGCCGGCAACGACGTGCTGATGGAATTCGACTATTCGGAAATCTACGCGCCCGTGGACCTGGGCATCGGGCATTGTCGTCTGGCCGTGGCCGAGCCGGCGGAAATGGTCAAAAGCGACGACCCCCGGCAATGGTCGTCGATCCGCGTCGCCACCAAATATCCCGGTCTGACGCGCCGCCACTTCGCCCGGCGCGGTGTCCATGCCGAATGCATCAAACTGAACGGCGCCATGGAACTGGCCCCGACCCTGGGCCTGTGCCGGCGCATCGTCGATCTGGTGTCGACGGGGGCGACGCTGAAGGCCAACGGCCTGGTCGAGGTCGAAACCATTGCCGAGATCACCTCGCGCCTGGCCGTCAACCGCGCCGCCTGGAAGACCCGGCCCAGGGAAATCGGCGGCTGGGTGACCAAGTTCAAGGAGGCCGTCGATGCCCTTGCGGCTTGA
- the infA gene encoding translation initiation factor IF-1 translates to MAKEDVLEFTGTVTELLPNAMFRVKLDNEHEILAHTAGKMRKHRIRVLAGDRVNVEMTPYDLTKGRITFRFK, encoded by the coding sequence ATGGCGAAAGAAGACGTTTTGGAGTTTACGGGCACGGTGACGGAACTGCTGCCCAACGCCATGTTCCGGGTGAAACTGGACAACGAACACGAAATTCTCGCCCATACCGCGGGCAAAATGCGCAAGCACCGGATCCGGGTGCTTGCCGGCGATCGCGTCAATGTTGAGATGACGCCCTACGATCTGACCAAGGGCCGGATCACCTTTCGTTTCAAATAA
- the hisD gene encoding histidinol dehydrogenase — MPLRLDSRDPGFEDAFKDLLGAKRESEADVNDVVAAILADVRARGDAAVLEYTKRFDRFDLTADAMAITPDEVDAARGQCTPETLSALATAAGRIRAFHEKQLPEDLDFTDAAGLRLGYRWQAVEAAGLYVPGGTAAYPSSVLMNAIPAKVAGVDRLVMVVPTPDGVLNPLVLAAAAIAGVDEIYRIGGAQAVGALAYGTETIRPVDKIVGPGNAYVAAAKRLVFGTVGIDMIAGPSEILVLADGANDPAWIAADLLSQAEHDTAAQAILITDDASFADAVERAVEGHLKTLPRTGTAGESWATYGAVITVPDLADAIPLVDRIAPEHLEIATDNADALGRKVRNAGAIFMGRYVPEAIGDYIAGPNHVLPTARSARFSSGLGVLDFMKRSSLIECDAEGLRAIGPEAVTLARAEGLDAHALSISIRLNAPAGD, encoded by the coding sequence ATGCCCTTGCGGCTTGATTCCCGCGATCCCGGCTTCGAAGACGCGTTCAAGGACCTTCTGGGCGCCAAGCGCGAGAGCGAAGCCGATGTGAACGACGTCGTCGCGGCCATCCTGGCCGATGTGCGCGCACGCGGCGATGCGGCGGTTCTGGAATATACCAAACGGTTCGACAGGTTCGATTTGACGGCTGACGCCATGGCGATCACGCCGGACGAGGTGGACGCCGCGCGCGGCCAATGCACCCCGGAAACGCTGTCGGCCCTGGCCACGGCGGCCGGACGCATCCGCGCGTTCCATGAAAAGCAGTTGCCGGAAGACCTGGATTTCACCGATGCGGCGGGCCTGCGTCTGGGCTACCGCTGGCAGGCGGTGGAGGCGGCGGGCCTCTACGTGCCCGGCGGCACGGCGGCCTATCCGTCGTCCGTGCTGATGAACGCGATCCCGGCCAAGGTCGCGGGGGTGGACCGTCTGGTCATGGTCGTGCCGACCCCGGACGGAGTGCTCAACCCCCTGGTCCTGGCGGCGGCGGCGATCGCCGGCGTCGATGAAATCTACCGCATCGGCGGGGCCCAGGCGGTCGGCGCGCTGGCCTACGGCACCGAGACGATCCGCCCGGTCGACAAGATCGTCGGCCCCGGCAACGCATACGTGGCGGCCGCCAAGCGTCTGGTGTTCGGCACCGTCGGCATCGACATGATCGCGGGGCCGTCGGAAATTCTGGTGCTGGCCGACGGCGCCAACGATCCCGCCTGGATCGCCGCCGATCTGTTGAGCCAGGCCGAACACGACACCGCCGCCCAGGCCATCCTGATCACCGATGACGCATCCTTCGCCGATGCCGTCGAACGTGCCGTCGAAGGGCACCTGAAGACCCTGCCGCGCACGGGCACGGCGGGTGAAAGCTGGGCGACCTACGGCGCGGTCATCACCGTTCCGGATCTGGCCGACGCCATCCCCCTGGTCGATCGCATCGCGCCGGAACATCTGGAAATAGCCACCGACAACGCCGACGCCCTGGGCCGCAAGGTGCGCAACGCGGGCGCCATCTTCATGGGCCGCTACGTGCCGGAAGCCATCGGCGACTATATCGCCGGACCCAACCACGTGCTGCCGACGGCGCGCAGCGCGCGTTTTTCGTCGGGCCTGGGCGTGCTTGATTTCATGAAGCGCTCGTCCCTCATCGAATGCGACGCCGAGGGCCTGCGCGCCATCGGTCCCGAAGCCGTGACCCTGGCCCGGGCCGAAGGCCTGGACGCCCACGCGCTTTCCATTTCCATCCGCCTGAACGCGCCGGCGGGGGATTAG